TTACCACCCTGATGACTTCAGATGGGGgtctctgcccccttccctccacccTGGCTTCATTTCCCCATTACTGTCCTAAGGGCTGCAGCCATCTGGGCCCCAGAATGTCTCCCCCATCAGGCTAGGAAGCCCTCGGGGCAGGGCTGACTCATCTGGGGCCCTCACAGGCCACGTGGGTGGGGTGAGCAGGGCCGCCCCgctctctcccctccaggcctttGCCTCTGCTCCCCTCCTGCCTGGGACAACCCTTTCCTTCTTGACTAGCAAACTCCTGCTCCTCTTTAAGGCCCCAGCTCCACGTCACCTCCTCTGTGAGGTCTTCCTGGACTGCCCAGGTGGTCAGTGCCTCTCTCGTCTGGGTTCCCCCTACCCACAACATACCCTGACCGCCTGGCCTGGGCAGTGACTGTCTGGGTGTGGAGACTGGAAACTCCTGGAAGGCAGGACCTGGGTCTTACCCCTCTCTGCATCCTCTCCTTATCCTGAGCAAAAGGCAGCCTGAGGAGGCATATGCTGAAGAGCTGTGAAGCACACCTCCAGCTTTGGGCTAGGGCCCCAcccctctttctcctcccacctctgacTTCACACCACCCCTCCAGGGTCTTCACTGCCCACTGTGACTTCACGAAGTTGGCTTGAGCAAGGCAATCAGGTAGTGGCTACCTGCGGCTACCAGGTCTTTTGTGTCCACCGTGACTTCCAGCCCACAAGCCCTTCCACGGCCACCATGCCTTCTCCACCTACGAGAGCCCCAAAGCCCAGCACGTCTCCGGCACCCACTGGACCCCCGATGCCTGCAGCGTCTCCCAAGCCTCCCGCCTCCTTGAAGACCCCCAAATCGGCAGCGCCCAACAACCCCTCGGCATCCACCAAACCGTCCACAGCCCCCAACTCGGTCACAAGCCCAAGCAGTTCCAAATCTCCCAAATGGGCGAAGACCAAGACAGCCCCTTCTAACCAGCCCAGCCACAAGTCGCGAGTCCACAGCCAGGCACGCACGCCCAGCAAAGCCAGCACCGACACCCGGGCCAGCACTGACACCAGGGTCAGCAAGACCAGCAAGGCCAGCGGGGTAAGACGCCCCCAGCACCGAGGCACCCGCAGCCGGGGCAGAACTCCCGGCAGAAAGGGAAGCCGCAGCTCCAAGCGGTCAGCCAACAGGGCCAGCACGCCAAGCAGGATAAGAACTCACGGTGCCAGACCAAGCATGCCCAGCAAGGTGAGAACGCCTACTTCCCAGCAAAAACAGGGTAGGGGGAAGAGTTACAGCCGCCCTAGAACCAGCAACCAGGAAAGGAGTGAGAGCCACCCTGGAAGTGTGAGCCGAAAGAAGAGCTACAGCCCCCCAGGAGCCTCTGATATGGGTAAGAGTTCCAGCCCGGCTGCAACCTCCAGCAGGGCAAAGAGTTACAGCCCCACTCGAACTCCCTTAGAGGAGACAGGTTACAGCCAGTCTCCATCATCGTCGCGGAGGGTGAAGAGTTACAGTCAGATGATTACCCCCAGCAGGGAATGGAGTTTCAGCCCGACTGAAGCGTTCAGCAGGGTCGAGAGTTACAACCAGGGTAGTATGCCCAGCCGGCCCCAAAGTCACAGCGGGTCTAGCAGCCCCAGCCGACCCCAAAGTCACAGCCGGTCTAGAACGCCCAGAAGGGCAAGAAGTCACAGTCGGGAGAGGGCCCACAGCAGGGTGAGAAGTCACAGTTGGAAGAGAAATCACAGCAGGGCAAGAAGTCGTACCCGGAAGGGAACTCCCAGTCAGATGGGAAGACAAAGTCAGTCAAGAATCCACAGCAAGGGGAAAAATTATAGCCAATCTAGAACCCCCAGAAAGGAAAGAAGTCACAGCCAGTCTAGAAGTCACAGCAAGGAGAGCGGTTACAGGCGAGCTAGAACCCACAGCAAGGAGAGAGGTCGCATATGGTCTAGAACCCCCAGCAAAGAAAGAGACCACAGCCGATCTAGGACCCCCAGTAAAGAGAGAGACCACAGTCGATCCAGAACCCCcagcaaggagagatattacAGCCGATCTAGAAcacccagaagagagagagatcacAGACGATCTCGAACCTCCAGCAGGGGGAGAGATCACAGCCAACCTAGACCCTCCAGCAAGGAGAGAGATCACAGCCAAACTAGAACCTCCAATAAAGAGCGAGATCACAGACGATCTCGAACCTCCAGCAAGGAGAGAGATCACAGCCAAACTAGAACCTCCAGAAAAGAGAGAGATCACAGACGATCTCGAACCTCCAGCAAGGGGAGAGATCACAGCCAACCTAGAACCTCCAATAAAGAGAGAGATCACAGCCAAACTAGAACCCCCAGCAAGGAGAGAGATCACAGCCAAACTAGAACCTCCAGAAAAGAGAGAGATCACAGACGATCTCGAACCTCCAGCAAGGGGAGAGATCATGGCCGATCTAGAACTCCCGGAAAGAAGAGAGACCACAGCCAAACCAGAACGTCCAACCAAGAAAGTGACCCCAACAAGGAGAGCAATTCCAGCCAATCTACAACCCCCACCAGTCTCAGCAGGAAGGGATCCCCTagcagagcacagagtcctaatggGAAGAGAACACCTAGTGAGACAAGGAACCACTCACAGTCAAGATTTCTTAGCAGAGCCCCAGTCCCAAACCAGGATGATACACAAGCCGACACTACCGCCTCTAAGGCCGTCTCACCTGGAGAAAGGTCCTCATCATCTTCTTCCAAGCTGGCGTAGCCCCCAGTCTCAGCTGGCTCACGGGTCTCTGTCATGGcggggggaggggacaggagacAGGAGCAGAGCAGAAGCTGGGCAGTGTCCCTCCCTGGCCAGCTTTCCACAGCCACACCTTGGCCACAGGTCCTCTAATGCAGATGTCGGCTCGTAGAGAGGGATGCTGGACAGGGGAAGGAAAGACCTGTGGAGACAATAAATTTTTACATAGCATCTGCCTCCCCAGGACTCAGTGTGCTCAGTGTAGGTAAGGCAGAGATGATCCCAGCTCTGTCCTAGACTGTCTAAAGGGCCTTGACTGCAGGCTCTGTCCCTCTTGTAGGCTTTAATTTCCCCATCTGGTTCTCATTCAATGGGGTGTGAAAGGATAATATTCCAAATTATTTAACTAAGGAGTACTAACATGAGCACCAATCAGGACTGAGAgtggaacccaggcctcttgccaGGCATTAATCCTTTACTTGCTGGG
The genomic region above belongs to Budorcas taxicolor isolate Tak-1 chromosome 18, Takin1.1, whole genome shotgun sequence and contains:
- the SRRM5 gene encoding serine/arginine repetitive matrix protein 5, which encodes MPSPPTRAPKPSTSPAPTGPPMPAASPKPPASLKTPKSAAPNNPSASTKPSTAPNSVTSPSSSKSPKWAKTKTAPSNQPSHKSRVHSQARTPSKASTDTRASTDTRVSKTSKASGVRRPQHRGTRSRGRTPGRKGSRSSKRSANRASTPSRIRTHGARPSMPSKVRTPTSQQKQGRGKSYSRPRTSNQERSESHPGSVSRKKSYSPPGASDMGKSSSPAATSSRAKSYSPTRTPLEETGYSQSPSSSRRVKSYSQMITPSREWSFSPTEAFSRVESYNQGSMPSRPQSHSGSSSPSRPQSHSRSRTPRRARSHSRERAHSRVRSHSWKRNHSRARSRTRKGTPSQMGRQSQSRIHSKGKNYSQSRTPRKERSHSQSRSHSKESGYRRARTHSKERGRIWSRTPSKERDHSRSRTPSKERDHSRSRTPSKERYYSRSRTPRRERDHRRSRTSSRGRDHSQPRPSSKERDHSQTRTSNKERDHRRSRTSSKERDHSQTRTSRKERDHRRSRTSSKGRDHSQPRTSNKERDHSQTRTPSKERDHSQTRTSRKERDHRRSRTSSKGRDHGRSRTPGKKRDHSQTRTSNQESDPNKESNSSQSTTPTSLSRKGSPSRAQSPNGKRTPSETRNHSQSRFLSRAPVPNQDDTQADTTASKAVSPGERSSSSSSKLA